One window of Biomphalaria glabrata chromosome 6, xgBioGlab47.1, whole genome shotgun sequence genomic DNA carries:
- the LOC106080188 gene encoding peroxisomal membrane protein 11C-like — MATVVKGLTSVVNVLETYRGRDRVMRFLTYAAMFLGGDGRTPLQIKWKILSSELSGCRVILRLFDDLSMLLYNMSISFGRKEKGLLKPLEICTALFNQLYYPSEHIAWFRQKKILSGNSAPFSLLGLLFWALALLGEIAKCLVRLMRLNAQAKSLQKQRKLDRDSSHETSPQNIQIQENLKKLAAEKMDCILLFLQYSCDFINAISWMPPGVLWAQKLKSSTNGILGMIASFIMLYRNWPSSQNS; from the exons ATGGCCACGGTTGTGAAAGGCTTAACGTCCGTTGTCAATGTCCTCGAGACATACAGAGGTCGAGACAGAGTAATGAGATTTCTCACGTATGCTGCCATGTTCCTGGGAGGAGACGGCAGGACCCCATTGCAGATCAAGTGGAAAATTCTGTCTTCTGAGCTGAGCGGCTGCAGGGTCATACTCCGACTTTTTGATGACCTTTCCATGCTGCTCTACAACATGTCTATTAGCTTCGGTCGaaag GAGAAAGGTCTACTGAAGCCATTAGAGATTTGTACTGCCTTGTTCAACCAGTTGTATTACCCATCAGAACATATTGCATGGTTCAGACAGAAAAAGATTTTAAGTGGAAACTCTGCTCCCTTCTCATTACTTGGACTTCTGTTTTGGGCTTTAGCTCTATTAGGAGAGATTGCCAA ATGTTTGGTCAGACTGATGAGATTAAATGCTCAAGCTAAAAGTTTACAGAAACAGAGGAAGTTGGATAGAGATAG TTCCCACGAGACATCACCACAAAATATCCAGATCCAGGAAAATCTCAAAAAGCTGGCGGCTGAGAAAATGGACTGCATTCTCCTATTTTTGCAATACAGTTGTGACTTTATCAATGCCATTTCTTGGATGCCGCCTGGAGTTCTATGGGCTCAGAAACTCAAATCTTCTACAAACGGCATTTTAGGAATGATAGCATCCTTTATAATGTTGTACCGCAACTGGCCTTCTTCCCAGAATTCCTAG